The following are encoded together in the Chlorocebus sabaeus isolate Y175 chromosome 20, mChlSab1.0.hap1, whole genome shotgun sequence genome:
- the GUCA2A gene encoding guanylin, which produces MNALLLSALCLLGAWAALAGGVTVQDGNFSFSLESVKKLKDLQEPEEPRVGKLRKFAPIPGEPVVPILCSNSNFPEELKPLCKEPNAQEILQRLEEIAEDPSTCEICAYAACTGC; this is translated from the exons ATGAATGCCCTCCTGCTCTCCGCACTGTGCCTCCTCGGGGCCTGGGCTGCCCTGGCGGGAGGGGTCACCGTGCAG GATGgaaatttctccttttctctggAGTCAGTGAAGAAGCTCAAAGACCTCCAAGAGCCCGAGGAGCCCAGGGTTGGGAAACTCAGGAAGTTTGCACCCATCCCTGGTGAACCTGTGGTTCCCATCCTCTGTAGCAACTCAAACTTTCCAGAAGAACTCAAGCCTCTCTGCAAGGAGCCCAATGCCCAGGAGATACTTCAGAGGCTGG AGGAAATCGCTGAGGACCCGAGCACGTGTGAGATCTGTGCCTACGCTGCTTGTACCGGATGCTAG